GTCAAGGCCcaggagggagggatgaggaggCCTCTGCCCAGTCACCCTTCACTTTCCCTGGGGAGCAAGGTGAGGCAGGTCCAGAGATCTGCAGCCAAGACTCATGTCCTGCTCCTCTACCCACAGAGACCACGGCCCAGCTGCCCCTCTTTGGCTACACTGTGTATGTGGTGCTGAGAGTGAGTAAGATGGTCCTTCCCGGGCCTGTCCTCCTGGGGCTCAACCGCCAACACCTTGTCCTCATGGAGCCCAGCTCCCAGGTAGGTAGAGCCCCTGGTCTGGCGCTGGCTCAGACCCCGGGCCAGACCTCTCATACCATTCACTgctaccccacccccacgccaCTCTGCTGTATTTGCTACCCTAGAAACTCTGCTGCTCCATCCCCCTAAAAGACCTGCAGCGGCTCCACCTGCTTAGCCCGCTGGAGGACAATGGGCCCCCGGGCCTGGAACTCAACTACGGCTCTGCTGACAACCCCCAGACTATCTGGTTGGAGTTGCCTCAAGTGAGTGGCCAAGGCACCTGTAGTCCCAGGTCACTGGTCTGTTTAGGAGCAGTGTGGGCGTGGGAGGGCGTGGGATAGCCATACTGAACCGTCTCTGTGTCTCCCCCCCACGGCAGGCCCAGGAGCTGCAGCACACCATTGTCTTCCTGATGGAGGGCAGCATGTCCTCCATGCAGTGGCCAGGCCTCAGCTGAGAAGAGTGGAGATAAGGCAGCAGGGTCTCACTGGGCAGTCTGCCTTGGATGTTGGGTGGTTCTCGACTGTCTTCGTTGCCTGGCCCTGCGGAAACTTCCCGCAGCACAACCCCACGGGGAGGCTCTGAGGCAGGGACGTCAACTGGGAAAGCGAGCAGACGCTCCCTCGGGGTGTGCTCAGCCCAGAGCTGGGCTGTAGGAACTTGGCTTGGGCATCTGACGTCCTGCCTGGGGAAAATGCCCACTCAGCTCTGGGGCCAGCACAGGGAGGGCCTGGATGAAGCGGCTTCTGCACAAATAAAACGCCCAAGAAAAGGAGCGCGTGTGAGCGTGTATCTCAAGGAGGACTTTATTCCTGCAAACGTTTCAATTGGGTCTGGCCTTCTTGACCGGAAGAGGGCGGGCTATGAAGGCCGGGGAGGGGCCTCCCTCACCCTGGAGAGAACTTAAGGACAAGATGGGAAGGTGACTGGTTTTTCTTTCGCAGCGGCCATATCATCTGAACCTTCTAATCTGGTGACCcggccatggaggccaggagaagcagGCTGAGAGAAAAGACCACGGGGGTTTAAGCAGGAAGGTGCTAACCTCTGACCTTCCACCTGATCTGGGGGTCTAGTGACGCCTCTAAAGCTGGGTCTGGGGTGTGGGGGTGACCCTGAGAATGTTGGGGGCTCTGGCATGGGCCTGCCCAGGACAGAGGAGGGGGCGCTGAccctgttcagccagcagcagctCATCTCTGTGGGCCACACAGGCCACGCCAGTCAGCTTCACTCTCACACCGGGCACGGTCATGGAAAAACTGCTTGATGAGACTCTGGGCTTCTTCCTTCACTGTAGATGTGGGgaggggacacaggaggaggtAAGGACCTGACAGCTGTCCCTTCCCTGTCCCCACAGTGCCTTCTGGCCCTGGCCAGGTTGGCACTCACCAGTCCTTCCAGGAGAGACCTTCTGAGCCAGCAAATGTGAGAGGTGGCGGGCAAAGCCTTTAAACAATTCCTAGAaagcaaagggaagaggaaggagccttgGAGCCATCACCGCCAAGGGCAAGGCAGACCGAGTGGGCAGAAGCTGGCCTTGGCTCAAGGCTTGGCCTTCTCTGCCCTATTTCATTCAGGGGTGTACACCCCTTGCCACCCCAAGCTCCCTGCATTGACCCAAACACTCCAGGCCCACTCACCTACCTTGGATATGAACCTGCCTTCCTTGTAGAAGGGGGTCAGGTACCTGACCACAACATCTGCAGCCTCTTTCACGGAGATGCCAGGAGCTGAGAGCTGGCACGGTTCTCGGGCGACTTTATTCTCGGTGTTATGGTTGCCGGCCAAGGCActggccttggccttggcctCAGCCAAGATGGAGGACTTGGTTGAGGGGCGAAGCCTCTTCTGAGTCCTCCTCTCTGAGCTCTCCTGGATAGGGCCACAGCACGGAGGGTCACTCTGGAGCTCCCCTTTATGGGCTCTACCCTCCCATCTGAAGGAAGTCTGCACCTCAGCACCAGGAGCCTGCCTTCCGCCCATCCCACCTGCTGCTAGGTTATGAGAAGTGGTCTTCCCTGACCTTAACCCTTGACCCAGGGCAGCTCTCCGCCTCACCTGGCTTTCCTCCTCCAGTACCTTCTGGGGTCTGGGCCTCTTGCCTGGCTGGATGTCCTTTCGAGGGCTAGGCTGACCTTCAGTGAGTGAGCAGGTGCTGGCCGGAGGGAAGAAGGGCATCAGAGGTCTGGGTCTAGGCAGCCCAGCAGGGCCCACCTGTGAATGAGCTTCAAGCTTCAGAGGCCCAGGTAGCAAAGGGGTCAGATGCTACCCTAAGAACAGGATTCCCAGAAACCTGAACTCTTACCTTGGTTCCTCCCTGGGACACTCAGTCTGAAGTAGAGTGTTCAAATGTCCCCGAGCTCCATCTGTGGGGTTCTCCGGCACATCCCCACAGGAGGGGGTGGTACCTTCTGATCTTGGGACTGAAGCAGGTAACGGTgggttttctgttctctgacagaGGAATCGAGTGATGTTCTGGGAGTCCTTGAGGGCCGCTGCAGCGAGGAGCTGCTGGTTCTTGCTGGCTCTAGTCTTGGCACTGCACTGGGAAGAGCCTTTTGTCCTCTTCTCAGGCGAGAGCTCCCCAAAATTACCACTACTTCCAGGAGCCTCTCCTTGGTACCCAGGGAGGGGCTTGTTCCTGTCTTCATCTTGAAGGCCTGGGGGACCCTGTTCACCTTCCAGCACCGCCTCGGGGGCTTGCTTCTGGGTCTGAGACTTCCCCAACAGTTCTGTGGCTGTCTGGAATGGGCAGGAGCCTTTGGGGAAGCCAGCTCCTACTCTCTTGGGTTTGAGCtgtgaggagaaagaggaagaagtcaGAAGGCTCAGGACCCCAGACCTCCTCAAAggcggctgtggctgtggtgaGAGGCTCTCGGAACGTGTGAGGAAAGCTGTACAGGCACAGCTGGAGGGTGGggccacaaacacaaacacagagatgCTCTATGGCCTCTCCTGACATCTGGGTTGGGCAGGGCTGTGATACCAGGAGAGGATAAGTCTGTCTGTCCCACCTGAGGACAAAGGGAAGTGGAGCCTTCCCTGGCCTAGGTGGGGAGTGGCCCCTGGATGCCGCTCACCGAGTAGACATGTGAGGTTGGTGGGATGTCATAGTCACTGGGCTGCGAGGGCTCAGCCCCGGAACTGCAACTCCCGCTGCCACCTCCCATGATGTCATAGAGCTGACCATCCTTGGAGGCCTTGTGGATCTCGGCCACCTACAGAGGGACAGGCGGGGGGATCAGGCACCCACAAGCTACTGCTTAGCCCCAATCCAGATCCTCCAATTCTGCTGTGCATTACGGgggagtgggtgctggggagtgcTAGTTCCCACTGGGATGGCTAGGACACCTCCAGTTAGCAAGGAGGAGGAGCTTTTCCACTGGTAATGGCTCTAGGGCCAGCAGGCTGGCAGGTGGACTCTGAATACCGGAGGCTGGCTGCCCTGTCTTATCCTCAGCCCATGAGCACGCTCTACCCTGCCTGCCCCCTGGCCCTAGGCCTACCTTCTTCAGAACACTGGCCTTGTACAGGTTGACCATCTTGGCATTTTGAAATGCTGCATGCTCCAGCTCCACAGCCTTGGCCTGCAGGTCAGCTCTGTGGGAAGGAATGAGAACAAGAGAAGAGGCACGTCTGAGTCCTCTCCCTGTGGTCCTCCTGGTTTCTCAGCTTCAGGGCCTGGTGAGGATGGGCACATGGGTCTGATCAGGAGTCTTTGGTGCCCTCCAGCTTACTGCCTGCCGTAGCCTCTGGCAGTCCCTGGTGCACACCCAGTAGGGCTGCGGGACTGAGAGCCATGGAGTGGGAGGGGCCACAACCTGCAGAGAGGCGTTCTCTGAAGGACTAAGCCCTGGAGCCCACCCTGTGGATCCTGGGACACTCACCCATCAGTGGCCCCTACACCCTGGTGATTACTGCTCAGAGCCTCCTCCAGAAGCCGCAGGCAGTGCTCACGGGCCTACGAGGAGAGGGAAGGCTTGGTCATCCACCCTCAGGGTCGGGAGGGCCTGAGGGAAAGTGGAAAGGCTTTTCTCTCACCTTCACTGTGAGCTTAGGGATCTTCCTGCTTGAAGCCTCTCTCAGGGGACAGTCTTCATCTGTGAAAAGGTAGAAGAGCTTTCCACGTGACCAGCTCTCTGGAGCCCTCCCACCCTCACTGAGCCATCCACTGTTCACACCCAGGCACAGCACCCAAGCCCCTGGGAGCATTTCTGTACCAACCTGGGGGTGTGAATTCTTCTATCTTGGGCTCTTTGCCCTGGAAGACAGACAGCAGGAGGGACCATGAGACATCCTGTCCTCTGCAGGGCAGCTCCCACTGAGGGCTGGAGAAGGGACTGAGGTGGTAAACGGGACTATCCAGGACCTTGCATGGACCACCGTGTGCTGgttatttttttgggggtggaggggatgcatttgagacagggtttcactatgtcaCCCCTGCCCTTGTTCTcagagctgcctgcctgcctctgcctcccaagtgctaggattaaagccatgtgctatCATGCcggcttaggttttttttttttttaagatttatttatttattatgtatacagtatgtatgactgcaggccagaagagggcaccagatctcattacagatggttgtcagccaccatgtggttgctgggaactgaactcaggacctctggcagtcagtactcttaacctctgagccatctctccagccccccccccttttttttttatttgacagaaactagggaagagggaacctcagtggaGACTGGTCTGTGGGACATTtcgatgtgggagggtccagatTACTATGGGTTTTGCCattcctgggcaagtggtcctgggttgtataaacaAGCTCAGCGAGtgagcagtactcctccatggtctctgcttcagttctgcctccaggttcctgacttgagCCCTGACTCCCCTGATGCTGGACAATGATGGGCAAGTGTCAGGCAGATAaaccctttgcttcccaagttgcttttggtcatacacggtgttttgtcacaacaacagaaaccaaactaacaGAGCCGCTGAGCCCCATCAAGCCTCTGCCCCCTTTACCTTGCGCAGGCTCATCTGTTTCTGATAGAAAAGATTCCATTCCCGCTTGTGGGCCTCATCTCTGCCCTCATCACCGCTACCTCCGGAACCTTCATCATACCTAGAGGACAGGCTAGGAGTGAGCAGTCAAGGTCTGGGCTCCGCTCTTCCCCACTTATGCCGCTTGATGGGACAGTGATGTTCCAGCACAACGTTAAAGACCAGGAAGAGTCACATGCCACACCGCAGAAAGTTACCGTTgacggggcggtggtggcgcacgcctttaatcccagcactcgggaggcagagccaggcggatctctgtgagttcgaggccagcctggtctacagagcgagattcaggacaggcaccaaaactacacagagaaaccctgtctggaaaaaccaaacaaaaggctACCTTTGGCCTGCCTAGTACCAGCAGATGCATTTCACAATCCCTCACCTGCTGAAGCCCCCATAGCCTCTGCGGCCTCCCTCATACAGCTCAGGATCAAAGCCGTTCCCCTGGAAGGGCCCAATGCAGGTCttgctccagctgctgctgtgcTCTAGGGCGTCAAGCTTCTTCTTTACGGCTGCAGGACTCTGGCAGTGGTCACAGCCTTTGGCGCAGGCAGGTGGTGCATCCCCAAAGTACTTAGCAATGGCAGCATGGCGGCACCTGGAGCAGGCAGGGCCAGTGGGTGAGGGCTGAGGCAGCAGTGCTGTTCTCCCACCCTCCAACACTGGTTCTCTATCCAGCACCACGCGGGATGCTTCAGACCTTCCCAAAAcacctttaaaatgtgttttctgtatATCCGTGACCCGAGTGCCTGAGGTCAGGAGAGTGCCAGATCAGTTAGAACTTGTTCCTGATGCTTGTgatggggtgctgagaactaGACTGGGGTCCTGCAAACACAGCAtatgctctgaaccactgagtcatctctccagtccctggcctATACCGTTTATTTACAAGGGCTTGGTAAAGCATCATCTGGTGCTGCCCATTGCAGAGTTGGGCCAATGAGATAAAGCAGTCTTCCTACAGTCATATACTGGGTGACTGGGAGCCAGGATGTGAACCTCATTCTGTTCTGTGAGCTCTAGGACCCTGCTCTTCCCTCTACCCGCAGTGGTGGAATGACCCGGCGAGTGGAGGCTCTGGCACAGATATGGCTTTGCCGACATTTCACCTCTGAATTCCATGGCCCGTGCACTTGCGCTGCTAAAGGAGCAGTGGTACAGGGCAGCGTGATGGGGGGCACCTCACAGGCTGTGAGCACTGGTGGGATGctctccagggatcctcctccctgtaggagagggagggagaaggagagggcctAGCCTGTCCGCAGGACTTTCTTCcgttagagacagggtctcacaacgTAGCAGAGACTAGCCCacgactcactatgtagaccaggctggcctcaaactcagatccgcctgcctctgcctcccaagtgttgggattaaaggcgtgcgccaccacactggctttttgttttgtttcttaagatagggtctcactattgctcaggatggccttgaacacatgagcctcctgcttcagattcgagtcctgggattgcaggcatgagctCTCACAGCTAGTTTTCACTCATATCTTGATCTTTCCTTAGAGACCTTTGGCTCCCCCGGCCCCCACGAGCCCCCGGCTGCACCTGGCACAGCTCCTagagcagtgttctcaacctgtgggtcgcagtCCCTCTGGGGTTGGACGGCTGTTTCagagggtcacctaagaccatcggaaaacacagacatttacactgtgattcatcacagtagcaacaTCACAGCTATGAAGCAGCAATGGAAACAATGTTacggttggggtcaccacagcgtgCTTTAAAGGTCGAGGTGTTAGGGggttgaggaccactgtcctAGAGACGCCGGTTTTGAGCGCGGCCATCGTACCCGGTCACCGGTGAACCCACTCAGTCGGGAGACGCCACTAGAGCTCCCTCACTTCCAGACGTCCCTTCGGGGAACCACTCTGCCCGGGCTGCTGGCAGGAAGCAGCCTCTACCTGGTGCAGGGGCCTCAGTCTCTGTTCTGATCTCCAGGCTGAGGCCCTGGGAGTGTGTGTCCCTGCAAACAGTTGTTCCTACTGCTAGCATCgtggtgtggggctggagagcccGAGAAAAAGACGCCAGAGGCAGTGCAGTTCGAGTGCCCAGTCGTACGGACAAGAAGAGCTGGCAAAAATCGCCTCGAACGGAGCTCTTCTTAGTATGAGTACTGCTTGGGGATCTGACCCCAGAGAGCAGCCAACTGTAACACAACCCCCTAAAGAAGTAGGGTCCTCCTGCCGAGTGAAGAACAGGGTCCTAAAACTGGACAAAAGCAGCAGGAGACAGCCACTGGGGGGCACTCTTGCAGCCTGCTCCATTAACACTGAATAGATATGACAACTGTTCCCTCTGCTCAAGACTGTTGCCTGTACAGaggtggcttgtcctgtctctgagGAGCTTTGGCATCTAGGCGCTGTGGCCATATGGTTGTTGACACCCTGCTCCCCAGCTCTGACTCACTGGGGTTTTGTACTCAGATTCAAAGGGCTCCATTGACTGCAGGGCTGAGGTCAGTTTCTCCCGCTGCAGCCTGGTCTGCTGGGTGGCAAGACAGTCAACCGTTAATGGGCCTGGCCACTGGACAACAGGGCAGGAGTGTGGAGACAGCTGAGCAGCATGAGACCAACAGTGTCCTTTCTTTTAGGAGGGACACAAGGCCTCTCACCAAAACAAGCAGGCTACTTTTAAGATATTTAGGAGCCTCAAATTTCCTGCAAGATGCCTCTGAGTGTTGTGTGGCAAAAGTACCACACCAGAGGGAGCTTGCAAAGCTTACTGACTTGCTTGGGTGGTCCCATAgttcctgtttttcttcctggGAGAGGCCGGAGGGAGTAGCCAGGGAGTGGCCCAAGAGACAGACTGGGGTGGTCAGGGACACAAGCCAAAAAGGCCATCCAGAGGGTGGTGGGGCGCTCAAGAGGGAGCTGCTCCACCCTCTTCCCCCAGCAACCTCAGACTGAGCCCCCTGGGGTTATTTCCACAGGGAAGCACAGTCAACCACTCAGTCATTAGCCCGCCCTCAGCCTACAGCCTGGCCCCCAGGCGGGTGGTGGGCAGAGCAGGGCAAGAGTAAGTGAGGGAGCCCTTCTGGGGATCCGGAGAGCAGAGTGGAGCTCCTGGGCAGGGAAGGCACTGGGTGTGAGGTATAGGACAAGCTGGGGAAGGCTCCCTCTGGCTCCGCCTCACCATGGTAATCTGACACCTACATCTCCAggacaaccaacaacaaaaaagctgaaGCTGGACAGCAGCTGGCTGTCAGCAGCCAAGAGCTTGCTAGGAGGTGccagggtgagaagcagcagcccGCCCGGCCGGCCGCCGGCCGCCACAGGGCAGGAAGGAGGCGGCGGCGCTGGTGCAGAAGTCAAAGGTGGTAGCAAAGGACCAGGAGGAAGCGCAGAGGCTCTGTACTGGGGCACCCCTGCTTGGCTCCCCAGTACCTGAGCTCCCAGGTAAGTGACACTGGCCGGAGATGACAAGGTGCAGGAGAGGAGGTTGAGGGCAGCCAGGGTCCCACATCTCAAGGGTGAGGGAGGAGCCACGACTTACCATGAACTCAGGGACGTCTTGGGGGATACACTGGGCTACTCTCCTAGAGAACTTAGTCACCTCCTGTGCGTACACCTTCCCCCGGGACCCAGGACTAGAGAAGGGGGAGTCACTGCCACTTGCTGTGTAGCAGAGGGGCTGGTGGCCTGCTGACATCAATttaaaccttttctctttagtGAGCTTAAAATAGGGCCCACACTCCCACTGAGCCTCCATTTTCTCAAGGATTAGGGCTGAGCCCTCCCTGTTTCTCAGAAAGGCTCAAGACAAGGTATGCCCAGCCAGCTCGACAGCCCCCAGTTTCAGGACAAAGTATGCCCAGCCAGCTCACCAGCCCCCAGTCCCTAGCATCAGGACAAGGTATGCCCAGCCAGATCACTGGCCCCCAGGATCAGGACAAGGTATGCCCAGCCAGTTCACCGGCCTCCAGCCCCCAGCATCTAGCAGAACCGCCTACTTGGGTGCTGGACAAAAGCAGCAGCTTCCATGTCTTTTGAGTTCAGACCTGCTCATTGCTACATGTTTTCAGCTCAGGATCAGCCCAGGGAGGAGTCTCTGCACCCACTTAGATTCCTGGGACCCCCTGGGTCCTCCTTTGGCTGTGATCTCTGAAAACTGAACCAGAGACATGCATGCCTGATTCTAAAGCCAGGGTTAGAGGGGAGATGATGACTACATGGATGAGGCTGGGGAGTGACCCCAGGTTTCTCTGGGCTACACCACTGTAACGGTGACCGAGCTGTTCACTGGTTCCTTCTTTGGCAGCACACACACAACCTTCCTGGGCAGGGACTCACGAGGGAAGGCTGCTcacccctcctgcctcctgtccTCACACCAGGGTTCAAGTCCCCCCAAGATGTTCCTTCCAAAGCAAACAAGCTGTTATCCAGTAAGAAAGCAAAACTGATATCATTCAGGTTTGGAAACCAAGGAGAAGGCCAAGTGTCCTTGGCTCAGGAGAGAGAGTGGGCTTTGGCCGACGTGGGGGCTGGGAAACTAACTCCTGTGTTAACAGTGAGAAGTGCAGTACAGAGGcccccagactgagccacaaTGGGGACAGCAGTTaggagaggtgagggaggggcaTGGCTGTAAGCTGTTAGCcacaggatcccagaggcaggagggtgacCTGCACCCACAAAACACTGGCTTCCACAGTCCCTAAGACAAGAGGGAAGCCCAGCTTTATGGCTGCAGGTGAGGAGCTCCCTTAATTTCTACTGGCCACCAGATCATCCCCTGTTCTGGAAATCTCGGGAGCCAGGGCAGCAGAACCAGCAAGGCTTCAAACACTCATTTCTGATTTCAAACTAGAGCCCCACAGAGATGGAGTCGCTCAGATACTCAGCATGGTACACAGTAGGCATCTCCGCCCCGCTGGTCAGGCCTCTGGGACCCTCAGGTCTCTCCCATCTGTTGGTTATTCCTCATTCAAGATGCTTCTCAAACAAGACAATACGCTGCAGGACAAAAGTGGCTGAGACCCACCATAACAACAGGGTACTGCAAGATGCCCTCTGGGGTTGCAAGCCACCAGTGACAAGTGGCGCTGCTTATCAGGTATAGACACATTGCCTGCCCTGTCCACGTGGCAGCTGGAGTTGACTACCAGGTTTAcaatgaggaagcagagaggctgTGGTACCAGGTTGCAGTTGTCTGGCCTACAGCAAGAACCTCAATGCCACCTGCCACACCAAGGAATGCCAACCGGTTCCCCCGGCCAGCTAGTTTTCCTTCTCTATTGTGCAGCTCTCCCTGACCACTGTCTGCACCCCAGCCAGGAGCATCCTCAGAGGGCTCCAAGTGCTGTGCAGGCGGCCTGGGCAACAAGTGGGCTTGGTGGCAGCCAGGACTGCTCTCTAGAGGAAGCCACCACTTGCTCTACTGAACATGGTGTTAAGAAAGACTCTAGTCCCCCAGTTCTTTGGCATAAAGTATGGTTTAGAAAGAACTGGGTGAACCTGTAATAGAAAGTCTAGGAAACACAGAATTACCAGTAGCTCTGCTCAGCTCCCCCCAAACCTAGGGAGGGCCCCAGAGTTCCCACTCCCCCTGACCACAGCTGGAGAGCAAGGTCACCTAATAACCACTGGTTATATTGGGTACCAGGCGTCTGTTGGCTCTGCTTTAAATAGCCCACTGGGAGGACGCCTGGGGACCCGCCGGAATGtgcctctttcctctctggagaACAGGACCCCTTTGCTCCCCCCTCTGTCATGTGCCTGTTCTGTTGGTCAGagcttaaaataacaaaatatcaaCTGCCAAGCAAAGAGGGCTCCTCTTTAGCCTTTTGAGGGCAGAGAGCCATATCCAGCAGCCCTACTTCTGCTGGTAAAGCAGGCAAGACCTGGCAGGCAGCCCCGGGCACATCCGAAGGCTGCACAGTGGTCAGGTCCCACCTAGCTCCCAGCAGGCTGCCTGTAGAAGCCCTAGGCACAGAGCTAGAAGGCTGTCCACACTCTTACAGAGGAGCGCACAGCTACACTGGGCAGGAGGCTGCAGTTCTCCAACTTCACACGCCAAGCAGAGTGCAGGGAAGAGTGGGAGAAGGTAAGAGAGAAGCCAGGAGTAACTGCTGGCTGGGACTTCTGACCGACAAATTCTGACTTCTCTGCACAGCAGGTCGAGCCCGAGCCACTGCCCTGCCTGGAAACTGGACATTAGGAGACCTTTCAGTGAGACCTAGGGTCCCAACCTGCCACCCCTGCCAAGCAGGTTCCTCTTCCCCTCACCACTCTCTCTCTAGGCCTTTGGGTGTGGCACACAGAAAGTGCTCCTGACCACCAAcctcctgcctgcttctgcattTAAGGAGTGTCTCCATTGGGCTCGTGAGGCAATGTGGGCACAGGGCCAGTCAGGCTGAACAAGCCGGACCAAACACAGATGAAGAGGGAGGGTGAGAGACAACAGCCCTGGCTCTGAACCATATGCACGCTATGTCTGTGGGGAGGGGTGGTGCAGAGGTCCCAGGACAGAGAGCGGATGGTTCACCTTTGCAAGCATGCTGCAACTGGCTACAGGCAGCAGCATCCCTTCAGTCTGACCAGAGGGAATGTCCTTATGTTCAAATCAGCAGGACACACAGATCTATTCAGTCAGTGACAGATAACACACACAGCTCTCAAAAAGCCTGTGTGCCCCACTCTGGTGGTGATGAGCTGATAAAACTGATGGCCCAGTCCCACAAGAGGTGGTATTGAATGTGCACAGCTCACGGGCTTCCAAAGAGCTATGGCCTGGCTCTTGCACAAGGCCCACGTATGGTCCGTGACTTGGGGACTCAGTTGTGCTGTCTCATGTGGCAGCTCAAAGCCACACAGGCCTCCATGAAGAGTGTGTGGGTAGTAGGAGGGCAGTGGCTGGGTCCATCCTTGACTCTCCTGGCCCTGTCAATACCCACGCAAAGTTCCTGCAGCCAGGCCCCTCCCTAGGGCTTCTCATCTCCACAACAACACAGAGATAAAGAGCCTGTCCACAGCACAGATGGGGAGGAGTTGAGACAGGttgaggtggtggtgcacacctttaattccagtttgggaggcagaggcagcagagttcgagaccagcctgatctacagagcaagttccaggacagcctgggttacacagagaaactttgtctctaaaaacaaacagacgAAAACCCATTTCTATGAAGGGCAGGTGAAGTCAGAGAAGGTGCCGCAGGGCTGGGCTCTGTGgtacagtacttgcctagcataagAAAGGCCCTGGAGTTCGTTCCCCAGTAccccaaaactgaaaacaaaacaggaacaaCAAATTCAGAGAAGGCACCACCATGTACTTTACAGAAAGGAGGCCCAAGCGGCTGGCGCTGTGATCCGGTTCCTGAAGAACTGTTAGGGAAGAAGGGCAGCCAGGCAGGGCCTGAGTGACTAAGTCGGACTCAGTGGAGGTGCAAGAGCCTGGC
This Peromyscus leucopus breed LL Stock chromosome 8b, UCI_PerLeu_2.1, whole genome shotgun sequence DNA region includes the following protein-coding sequences:
- the Recql5 gene encoding ATP-dependent DNA helicase Q5; the encoded protein is MSAHPFSTPFDRERRVRSTLKKVFGFDSFKTPLQESATMAVVKGDKDVFVCMPTGAGKSLCYQLPALLAKGITIVVSPLIALIQDQVDHLLALKVQVSSLNSKLSVQERKELLSDLERDKPRTKLLYITPEMAASASFQPTLNSLMSRNLLSYLVVDEAHCVSQWGHDFRPDYLRLGALRSRLAHAPCVALTATATPQVQEDVFAALHLKQPVASFKTPCFRANLFYDVQFKELISDLYGNLRDFCLKALGQKADKGLFSGCGIVYCRTREACEQLAIELSSRGVKAKAYHAGLKASDRTQVQNEWMEEKVPVIVATISFGMGVDKANVRFVAHWNIAKSMAGYYQESGRAGRDGKPSWCRLYYSRNDRDQVSFLIRKEIAKLQEKRGSKASDKATLLAFDALVTFCEELGCRHAAIAKYFGDAPPACAKGCDHCQSPAAVKKKLDALEHSSSWSKTCIGPFQGNGFDPELYEGGRRGYGGFSRYDEGSGGSGDEGRDEAHKREWNLFYQKQMSLRKGKEPKIEEFTPPDEDCPLREASSRKIPKLTVKAREHCLRLLEEALSSNHQGVGATDGADLQAKAVELEHAAFQNAKMVNLYKASVLKKVAEIHKASKDGQLYDIMGGGSGSCSSGAEPSQPSDYDIPPTSHVYSLKPKRVGAGFPKGSCPFQTATELLGKSQTQKQAPEAVLEGEQGPPGLQDEDRNKPLPGYQGEAPGSSGNFGELSPEKRTKGSSQCSAKTRASKNQQLLAAAALKDSQNITRFLCQRTENPPLPASVPRSEGTTPSCGDVPENPTDGARGHLNTLLQTECPREEPSTCSLTEGQPSPRKDIQPGKRPRPQKVLEEESQESSERRTQKRLRPSTKSSILAEAKAKASALAGNHNTENKVAREPCQLSAPGISVKEAADVVVRYLTPFYKEGRFISKELFKGFARHLSHLLAQKVSPGRTVKEEAQSLIKQFFHDRARCESEADWRGLCGPQR